The DNA region AAGTACATCTCAAATTCTCAACTACATATATCAAAAATTAATTGGATACACATATCTCTAGCATGAAGAAAGAAACCTGCTGCATCCCATGACTGGTCATGATTTGGAGCCTACATTTGCCTCccaatttttcattttaaatatttttcaggaAATCAATGAAATTCTGACACAAAAAAGATACACTTAATTTGAGGCATACATAACACCCACAAAAAGTGTATGGCTATAGTCCCATGTATATGGGAGAATTTGTGCAAGAGACGAGTGCAACAACCAACAGACCTATAAATACATTTGGCAGATAATAGCAATGATTTCTTTAGAGGTCTCAAGACAAAATGATGAACCATATCTTTGAGAAGCAATAgcattctaaaaattaaaactaggCAACCAATCTTGCATAAAAACTAACAATAAATCTTCCAAAGAAGTATTCAAAAAAATGTTTTCAATAAAGATAAAACATCCTTAGAACTTAGAAACATAATATTGGAGAAAgaaaataattatctaaataaaaattaaaagagagaGGAAACAAGGACCACAAAAGGCAGATAAATTGTAAAGATAAAACAATGGCCCTGAAAAAGATAAGTAGAAGATTAAGGTCAGCAGCAAACAAGAACTAAATTTCAGTTTTAGAGGTATAGCTAAACCCTTATACTGGCATAATGCAGGACAACACTTAAAAAGAGAAAAAACCTCCAAATTAAACATGGTACAGCATTGGTGCGTTGGTTGGGCATTTACAGTTATAATTTATCTCACCAGTTGCATACAGAGGAGTTTTTGTATCCTTAAATCCACGAAATACTCCTTGCATGGCCAAAGACAGGAGAACAGCAGGAGCACCAAGTGATCGCAATGTCAAGTATTGGAATGCTGGTGTCATCATAGGAGAATCCTGTTGATAAACCCTGTTATTGTATAGCAACAATTCACACAAAACATGGAAATTGAAACTTCAAAAAGGATTGCATCTAATTTGACAGTTACAACTAGATATTAGGAGTCGAGAAAGGAGTAGAATTACCTAGTACTTAAGAAGCAAATTTACAGGAGTTCTGCAAAGCCTTAACAAAGGATGACTCTAAAGACAAGACAAATATATTGCACCTATTACCTTGGTTCTCATCCTTCTCATGTAAATCATTTACAAATTCATCTAATTTGCCACTCTCTCAATCCTCCTCCGTCTTCCTCCCCCACCTCCAAAACACATGCATGTGCATACATGCACATCCTTTATTTGTCTCAACAACTCACCTAAGACATACTATGTATGCCATTGAAATACATGAATTCGCTGTCTAGCAGTAACAAAAATAACCATAATGCTTATATAATCACCAAATTCCATGTTGTTAAGACACTTCATACTACTTAAACAATGTTTTCAGCAAGGCTACAATGGTTTTCAATAGCAAAACTTGACAGATCAATGGACCCATAATTAAGCTGGCCAAAACAAAGGAAAATTTGAGATCAAAACAGAAAGTTATAAAGGAGATGTGTAGTCGTACATTTGTCACACCCATATAGTTCAAAATGGGCTTTGCTCCCAAAACTAGGAATATGGTTTGAAGGAGACCAAGTATCCCTCCAATTATTAATGCTGAAGAGGCTGAAGGAATACGTTTTCGATGGCCAAATGCAACTGTGTTGGTATCAGAGAATGAGGATGAGGCTTGCAGTTGCTCATCATGACCTGTGAAAAAGGTGATTGAGTATGGACCAATCTAAGTGGGACTCACACCTAATGTTATATCCTAGatgtcttttcttttttttacttTGTGAAAAAGATCAATGATTACAAAATACCAAACATTAGGAATTGCATACCATTGTGAGATATCAGTTCCTTCATTTCACTATCTTCAGAAAAAAACTCATTGCGCTCCACATTTTCAAGATCAGCACTTGATAATTTGCTTGCAGCATCCTCCTCAGCAACAAAGGACGTTGTGACACTAACAACAGGAAAGATAGCAATTTTTGATGCTTGATTAAACACTGCAATAGCCACACCTACAGCTGCAAGTTCAGTTGGACCTGTAATAAATAATAGTATTGATTAAAGCGTAGGCTTAACATATTAATATCCTGAGAAAAAAGACCAACTTGATGGAAAATTGCATGCATATATTCATGAAATGAAAAATTATCCAAACAAAAACTCGCTAAGATGGTGAAGGTGAATGTAAGTGTGGAGGGATGCGGTTGATCCCCAGTTTGAGCATATCTTTGTGCACATTGTGGGTTTTTACTTTTTAGTAATCTATTCCTTGTGAGCCCAAAAGACAAAGTTTAGTAGAAAAAATATGAACAAAAGTGagacaataaaaataatttcaaaatattactgTGGCCCATGAGTCTCGATGATTTCTTAAGACATGAATAAAAATTCATCCATCTTATCATACTGAAACTCCTAGGTAGTTTGTCGTTCTATTAGTTTCTCTTCATAATCACAATCATGAGATCAAGAATGCTGTCGAAATTCAAAATCATATCCTTTCACTGCCCTAATGTGAAGACAATAACCTGCTGTGTTGGGTTATATGGATCAAGTTTGTTCAAAGTTCAGACCCAAAACAGATGATTTAGCTGAAGTGAAAGAAGGTCAGAGCATAAATGATCATCATGGGTAACGAAGGATGTTGCCTCCGTGCATGCTATATACACTCAGCATCAATGTCCGTATATTAAGAAATTGTCATAGTTAAGTTAGCTATTTGGCAGGAGAGACACGTTGGACTGCATAATGTAACCTTGGAAGGCATGCAGTCATTTTAGTGAAAGTCCCCATTGAATAACAAGACCAACCTTGGCAACTACCGATATAATAGAAGAAATTTGCATGTGTTACCAACTTTTGATGGCTCTAAAATTACTGGTGTATATACATAAGGAAGGAAACATGGGATTTGCCACGACCTCCACAGTTCAGTACTAAAGAAATAGGGAGTAGGGACTGCCCTGTAAATCAGATGCAGTGGCTGGTACTCCTTAAATAGGAGTCGAGAAATCAAGGAACATTTTTTCTCATTTCAATCAGACAAAAAAAATCTTGCAAACTATGACAACAATAATGCGCACAAAACTACACGCAAAGAGTGAGCACTGACGCAAACAGACGTTCAGAGCAGACTATACCTATGTGACCAATAAAGGCAGTATCAATGAGAGAAGCAACGGGATCAGCCATCAAGGCAAGAGCTGCCGGCAAGGCAATGCTCATAATCTCCACTCCGAGCTCATCCAATTTAAAGACGCGCCTGCGCCACAAAATTCAAGTTAAGAAGAGGAAAACGTAATAAAGCCCTCAATTTTAGATTCACGTAAACGTTTTAAAGGAAATCACCAAAATCATGAACCTCATACCcggcatccttgaagaaaattcgAAGAGGAGAAGACATCATTGATGTAGAGGCCGAGTGCAGTAGACTAGTATCCAAAGACGCCATCTTTTATAGAGAAACAACCGATCCGAGCCAGAATATCTCCCCCATGGCTGCTCGACCGCTTGCACGCGTACCAGAAACACTAGAACCGAACGAAAGGGCTCCCAAACACCTCCCTTCCACGATCAGCACCTCAAATTTCTCGTCGAGAAGACCCGGTGGCGGAGAAGATAACGCTGAAGTCAAATGTTGAGGAAAAAGAGATACACGCCAGAAtagggagagagagagaaaaacctGAACCAGGTGAGACCTCGTCTTCCTTCTCCCGGAAGGGTCAGAATCTCTTCAACTTCCCGAGTAGTGGTCAGTGGTTGAGTGCCAGAAGCATCAAGAATCGCGTGGTGTCCTCCTTTTGAAAAAGCTTGGAAATTTCATGCtccatttatttttctttatgttaaaaattttcttttaaaatattaatatctACTTTTTGCATAAAGTAGGAATATTCGTTATGAAAAAAAGATTAGAGCGTAATGATTAAAACAGGAAATATTGTACGCAATCaataatttagttttttaaaatatcctTGGATGAGTTTTCTAATAACTTTTATAggcataattaaaaatttataaagattttttttctttcctatatagatttttcactttaaaaatatataagtatgtttTATAAGACAATACGCTCTTGTTAACTCAAACGCAGTTTTCTTTTACCAATTTGGTTAAAGTTTTTAGAGccttaaaataatatatattttaattaaaatataattgtgtttaatattaaataatagaAAAAATCAATTATTATATGACTAATGGAGGGCAGATCCTCTGGGACCGTAAAAAGTGATCCAGGAAATGATCCCTTGATCTGGATTGGTTCAGGGGATGGTCCTCATTCATAAAATAGATGGGGATCATTCATTCTCACCAATCCAAATCAAGGGACCATTCTTTAGACCGTTTTTTACGGTCTAGAGGATCTAGGCTCTGACTAATGAGGTGTGAAATATTAGGCAATTATTATTTGTCAAAATATTATTTAGTGCTTACCCTTTATTAGCTAATTAAAATGGTAAGCTAAATACTCTTTCTgttttttctttaataatttgGGTTTAAACTCAACTAATCCGAAAACCCAATATAGGTCCAATATATTATACCGGCCCATTATATCGGCCGAAATAGATCGTCCCTGTCGGAACAGAATTTGGTGCCTGCGAAAATCCCGCTGTTCAATTCCAATTCCCGCTTCAAAATTACCAAAACGAAGCTTCCCGCGGAAACCCTACTCCGCCCGCTTTTTCCTCTATATATCAAACATGTCCGACCCGATGCCGCAATCCAGTCTCTCTCCTTCCTCTCTCCGTTTAGCAATGGAGAATCGGTGTCGCCCTTCTTCCTTCTTCGGCGATCTGCGTTCCAGAGAGCTAAATGGCCTAAGAGGTAGTCCTTCTTGATCCTAAATGCTGCTGGATATCCAGTTTCTTTCACTTTCTGATCGCAATCCAATTCCCCCTTTTGTAGTTCGTAAAAGGTCGCATCTCGGGGACCTTACGTCGGATGCCAGCGGAGCTGGCGCAGGAGTGCTCGCCATCGAGCACGATGGCGAGCCCTCGCCTCCCACAGCCGTCTCCTTCTGCAAGGTAGggtattttaatcaaaattttccCTCTATTCGATGGTTTGAAATCGTTCGCCTAATGCTATAATGATTCACGATCCTTATACAATATTTGCTTTTGGGTGATTTGCTTGGGCAGAGTAGTAGAAATCCCCACCTCCTTGCGGTGTCTGATGAAGAAGGATACATCAGCTTCTATGACACGCGCCGCAGCTTGCCGTCCTATTCATCTTGCTGGGAAGGAGCAGGTATACCCTGTTCTTCTGCATGATACTTCTCTAATTGAAGGCAAAAATCGTTATTTCCTAAAATTTGAGCTAGGGTTTTTGACGAAATTAGCTCTCCCAGATGCGTAAACATTTTGCTATTTACCATTGCAGGACAAGCTAGGGTTTGCAATTGGATTGCACATAGCAATGCTATATTTGACATATGCTGGAACAAGGTACATTTCCTTGACGTTTGGTCCAAGCGCTTCCATTATCTGTTCTTTAATATCTGTAAATTATTTCGAAGAGTTTATGCAAGTGATCTCTATGTATCTGCTGCAGGAAGATAATCAGATTTTAACTGCTTCAGGTGATCAACATGTAAGTAGGGAGACAAACTGTACTTGCCCTTGAATACCTATTTGATATGAATTTTCTTAGTTTTGGTCTGTTCTGTCTGTTCATTCATGAAACCCATTAAAATGTCAATTCTATTAAATTAGATCAAGATTTGGAATGCTGAAAAGAGAACATGCACTGGGAGCTTGGCAGGGCATACAGGCAGCGTTAAAACAGTTTGCTCTCACTCATCAAATCCTGGTAGCCACTTATGCTACTTAGACTATGAGCTCATTTTTCTTATTAACCTTATATTGAGTATCTTGAGCAATCAAGTGTCAATCTTTTATTTGCAGACCTTGTTGTTTCTGGATCAAGAGATGGATCTTTTGCTCTTTGGGATCTAAGATGCAGTTTTAGTTCCACAAATCGCTTTGGGGAAACATGTTTATCGTATGAAAATCAACTTTATAATTATATAATTGGCTTCTTTCCACTTATTTTAGTCTTTCAATTCAATGGTGATTTACCTTTAAAATCTTGTTTAGGCCTATTTCGCTTGTCAATGATGCCCATGCACTCACCCAAAGAAAGAGGGGTTGGCGAGGAAAGGTGATCAATATTCTATTGTCATTTGTGATAGTAATCTATTTTTTCTGCTTGCCATTCTATCTTAATTGCTTATTTGATATGTAGGCTGATTCTAAGAGCATCACTTCAGTTCTTTATCTCAAAGATGGGATTTCCATTGCCACAGCTGGAGCAGTAAACAGGTTTGAAAATACATTTCAAAttttatgataaatgatataacTCATTCTACAGCAGAGAACGCAGGAAAGTAACAACAGTTTTTCTTTCCTATTAATCAGTGTTGTGAAGTTCTGGGATACACGCAATCTGAAAACATCTATAATTCAAACTTGCCCTGCTGCTGAGCCATCAACAAAATCAGTAAGTGTAGTGATATATGTTGTGGATCTTATGTTGCAGACTCCTTTGAACTTGACTTGGGGCGTTTGGAATTTATCCAGACATTTCaaataaaatagattttttttagagtttagaagttaggttatagtgttcaaactaaaaaaaaaaattttaaaaaattttagatgttcatatgatataatatatgtatttaggaTGTATAGGGTCTAAGAtttaatgaattttttatttctaaaattttttttaaaaaaaacttgtcgTGGATGTTCCATACCAAACGGACCGTAGGGTAACAAGACACATACATTGTATATGTATATGTGCCTTTTATCATTTGATAAGTAATTTCTATCTGAGCTAGGATACTTGTCCTCTGGTCTTATCAAATAGCATTAAAATAAAGCTAATATGTTCCTTTATGCACAATTTTTTCTCAAAAATGatatttactttttcttttttgcaTATATAAGGAAAAGATTCAACATGGAATTACTAGCCTTTCGCAAGATTCCTATGGTGTTTCTCTTGCAGCTTCCTGCAGGGATAACAGGTGCTAAAAACTACATCACTTAAATTCAACCACTTTATTCACTCAAAACACTGAAATAGTTTGTAAATGGCTATCAGGATTTATCTATATGATGTGCTGAAACTTGATAGAGGTCCCATAAAGATTTTTTCTGGAAGTAAAATTGGGTCATTCTTCGTGAAGGCAAGAAAATTCTTCACATACTTTCTAAAATCTTTTTTCAGTGAGGTTTTGTTAATTTATTAATGACCAATCCTATCATGTGGGTGCAGTCTGTTATTAGCCTTGATGGTGCTCACATTCTTGGGGGTTCCAGTGACGACAATGCTTACATATGGCAGGTAGTCAATTAACTTGTACCGATTACTTGTTCTTCTAGGGGAAACCTCTCCATTTATCCTCTTAGTATCGAACATTTTCCTATGTTTTTGTTTAAGGTGAGGAGACCAGAAAGTGCACCAACTATTCTGAAAGGTCATCAAGGAGAAGTTACTTCTGTCGATTGGtgagtaaaaagaaaaacaataagaTACAAGccgacactttttttttttttactgtttttaTTACTTTTCAATCCTCATACCTGAATGCTCTTGCTCTTCAGGTGCTCATCCGAACTTGGAAAAGTAGTCACTTCTTCAGATGACTTTATGGTAAGCTTGTCATGTTTTCAGCAGGCTACAAtgaacaagctaaactaaagttTTCTAACCATGTCATTCCTCAGGTGCGTGTCTGGAAAATGAATAAGGATGGTTGCTTAAATACAAAATCTCCAGCAGCAATTAGGAAGCGGATAATTGCTCCTTCAGTTGAGCCCAGAAGGCTGATATTAGATGAGCCTCCTACATGTTCAGCTTCCATGAAAGATAATTTCCAAACTATGGAAGCAACAGTACATGAGCCATCCTCGCCTGCTCAATGCAAAGTTGTTGAATTCAGAACACCTGAATCAGGAAGAAAGAGAAGTTCTTCATTTCTTATGGATGGAAAAGAGATGCAGGAAAGTCTTGAAGCTATTTCTGGTAGCCCTTCTTCTGTTTTGAGTCCTCCTCCCTCTACTAAAAGGAGAACTATCCTGGACTATTATCATTCTGTTTGAAAGGAGGCATTTTTTTCTCTCGCCACTGCTCTGTTAGGAGTCCTTGTACAGCAAGAATAGATTGTAGATTTGCCTTCAGGCTGTTTTGTTTTGTTACTTTAATTAAATGCCTGTTTGATACAAGAGATACATCTACTCAGTTTTGACAAGAGAATTGTTCTTAACGAGAATTTTGGAATATGAATTTTTTGGTGTAAACATGTCCTTTTTAATCATTCTTTCCATTTCAATTACTTAACGGAATTTTTAAGCATTGTCTTCATGTCAGTGACTCATTATAATTAACTCATGTTTGTCTTAGCCATTTGAAGTTGGTTGTTTAGATATTCACGTCATAATTATCAATAAGATAATGCTCATTTCCCTTCAAAAATTTATTCTACTTTCCAAAATGACTTTCAGTGTTCTTATCTGACATTTCAAGTGTGTGGTTTTTGTGAATTCTTGAACCTTTTTAGAAACATTTGATGCATAATTGCTGACTCTAAATAAATATATCCTTCTCTTTTGAAGGAGTTGAGTCAATGTTCTTGGCATCCAAAACAATGgaaataaaagtttttttttttaagcagaACTTCTAGttgcaatgttttttttttacagcAATAGTCATCTCATTATACATCATAATTTCTTCATTGCTAGGCATTAGAGTTGTCAAATTGACTAACTCGTAGCTGGATAGGTCAGTCCATGATGATCCAACCATTTGGTGGGACGAGACAAGCTGACTTATTATTTTGACAGATTGAAAAATCTCCAATCCAATTTAAGATAGGTTATGAGTTAGGTGAACCAACTTATGAgcctatcaaaaattaaaaaatatatctttaacgttttactttagaaaattttcatcaatGAAATATATTTCGAAATAGGTAATGGACATAAATAAGTACTCATGCAGGatgaaaattattaatttattttaaaattataaaaaataaagataataaattgacataaaacttagtttacatGTATTTCTCAACCCCACGGGGCGACCCGTGCGATTGTGAGCCTAGGCGGGTTGAGTCGCGGCGGGTTtgagttgataaaattctaacttaaCCTTCTTAAATTATTTGGCGGGTCGGGCcaactagggatgacaattttccctGCGGGTTCAGGATCCCGCGGGGAAAACTCGAAATGGGGACGGGGGATCCCTGATTTATTCGAGGATGGAGACGGGTTCAGAGATTTTTTTCGGGATGGGGCGGCTTTGGAGTGGGTATGGGGATATTGTCCCCATCCCCGAATCCGtcctgaaaataataataatattgctattattattttaatataataatattatttttaaaaatattgataataatattaatataaattttttaaaatattaataataaaattattattaatagtgatattaatattaatattaatagtaaaataataatattattaaattaatttgggGATGAAAGTGAGGATGGGGTCGGGATAGAGATTTGATCCCGATGATTCGAGTTCGGAGATTCTCTGGACCCGAAAAAGTGGAGATGAGGGCGGGGATGAAATTCGGGGGCGAGGATGAGGATGACAAACTCATCCCCGCCCCGCCCCATAGCCATCCCTAGGGTCAACCCGATGGGCTCAACCTAAATTAACAACTATATAAATATTAGGGTTAATTTTTAACGGATATAATGTGCTTGACCTGTTCCATACAAAAGTTGCTATTCTAGGACCAATATCCCT from Zingiber officinale cultivar Zhangliang chromosome 4B, Zo_v1.1, whole genome shotgun sequence includes:
- the LOC121976825 gene encoding denticleless protein homolog, encoding MPQSSLSPSSLRLAMENRCRPSSFFGDLRSRELNGLRVRKRSHLGDLTSDASGAGAGVLAIEHDGEPSPPTAVSFCKSSRNPHLLAVSDEEGYISFYDTRRSLPSYSSCWEGAGQARVCNWIAHSNAIFDICWNKEDNQILTASGDQHIKIWNAEKRTCTGSLAGHTGSVKTVCSHSSNPDLVVSGSRDGSFALWDLRCSFSSTNRFGETCLSPISLVNDAHALTQRKRGWRGKADSKSITSVLYLKDGISIATAGAVNSVVKFWDTRNLKTSIIQTCPAAEPSTKSEKIQHGITSLSQDSYGVSLAASCRDNRIYLYDVLKLDRGPIKIFSGSKIGSFFVKSVISLDGAHILGGSSDDNAYIWQVRRPESAPTILKGHQGEVTSVDWCSSELGKVVTSSDDFMVRVWKMNKDGCLNTKSPAAIRKRIIAPSVEPRRLILDEPPTCSASMKDNFQTMEATVHEPSSPAQCKVVEFRTPESGRKRSSSFLMDGKEMQESLEAISGSPSSVLSPPPSTKRRTILDYYHSV